The Bacillus sp. Marseille-Q1617 genome has a segment encoding these proteins:
- a CDS encoding recombinase family protein, with product MEFGYIRVSTIDQNLDRQKRQLEEFGCERIFFEKVTGMKRDRPELNRMLEFLRPEDTVVVSDLTRLSRSTKDLIEITELIAQKGAHLKSLKESWLDTTTAHGKMLFTIFAGIAQFERDLTSERTKEGILAAKKRGKYPGRPKADEEKINYALYLIDQGMSRTDAAEKAGISRMTLYRKLQRGEKH from the coding sequence ATGGAATTTGGTTACATACGTGTTTCAACTATTGATCAAAATTTGGATCGCCAAAAAAGACAGCTTGAAGAATTTGGATGTGAACGCATCTTTTTTGAAAAAGTAACGGGAATGAAACGGGACCGTCCGGAACTAAACCGTATGCTGGAGTTTCTTCGTCCAGAAGACACCGTTGTTGTATCGGATTTAACTCGTTTATCCCGTTCCACGAAAGATCTGATTGAGATTACGGAACTCATCGCTCAAAAAGGAGCGCATTTAAAAAGTTTAAAGGAATCTTGGCTGGATACAACCACGGCACATGGGAAAATGTTGTTTACTATTTTTGCAGGCATTGCCCAATTTGAGCGAGATCTCACTTCTGAACGGACAAAGGAAGGCATTTTAGCTGCAAAAAAACGGGGAAAATATCCTGGAAGACCAAAAGCTGATGAAGAAAAGATAAACTATGCCCTATATCTTATAGACCAAGGGATGAGCCGGACAGATGCTGCCGAAAAGGCCGGTATTTCACGTATGACTCTATATCGTAAGCTACAAAGGGGCGAAAAACATTGA